The following proteins are co-located in the Streptomyces sp. NBC_01198 genome:
- a CDS encoding SDR family NAD(P)-dependent oxidoreductase: MDPLRFDGRVAVVTGAGRGLGREYALLLAARGARVVVNDVGTGIDGRGASPSPAHAVAEEIRAGGGEAVADVHDVTGAAAARELAAVALERWGRLDVLVNNAGISVLRPLQELSDEECRRVLDTHLGGTLNMLRAVWPHMAAAGYGRIVNTCSEALFGDTGLSVYAAGKGAVLGLTTSLAAEGASLGITVNAVVPVAATRMSLEAVEGDDQLAATLTSLFPARHVAPVVAFLAHEGVPCTGELLHAAGRRTGRIFLAATEGALSAGDPTPESVHEHFPRIRSTEGFRTPQSVSASMAYSMARLGVGGTEPLALDLSTPASPA, translated from the coding sequence GTGGATCCGCTGCGTTTCGACGGCCGGGTGGCAGTGGTGACGGGGGCCGGCCGGGGCCTCGGCCGGGAGTACGCGCTGCTGCTGGCGGCGCGCGGCGCCAGGGTGGTCGTCAACGACGTCGGGACCGGGATCGACGGCCGCGGCGCCTCGCCGTCGCCCGCGCACGCGGTGGCCGAGGAGATACGGGCGGGCGGTGGCGAGGCCGTCGCGGATGTTCACGACGTCACCGGCGCGGCTGCCGCGCGGGAGCTGGCCGCGGTGGCGCTGGAGCGCTGGGGGCGGCTGGACGTCCTGGTCAACAACGCGGGGATCTCGGTCCTGCGGCCGTTGCAGGAGCTCTCCGACGAGGAGTGCCGGCGCGTGCTCGACACCCACCTGGGCGGCACCTTGAACATGCTGCGCGCGGTGTGGCCGCACATGGCCGCGGCGGGATACGGGCGGATCGTCAACACGTGTTCCGAGGCGCTGTTCGGCGACACCGGGCTCAGCGTCTACGCGGCGGGCAAAGGGGCGGTGCTCGGCCTGACCACCTCGCTGGCGGCCGAAGGCGCCTCGCTCGGCATCACGGTGAACGCGGTCGTGCCCGTCGCAGCCACCCGGATGTCCCTGGAGGCCGTCGAGGGCGACGACCAGCTGGCCGCGACCCTCACCTCGCTCTTCCCCGCCCGGCACGTCGCGCCCGTGGTGGCGTTCCTGGCCCACGAGGGCGTGCCCTGCACGGGGGAGCTCCTGCACGCCGCCGGCCGCAGGACCGGGCGGATCTTCCTGGCCGCCACCGAAGGCGCGCTGTCGGCGGGCGACCCGACACCGGAGTCGGTCCACGAGCACTTCCCGCGTATCCGGAGCACCGAGGGGTTCAGGACCCCGCAGAGCGTGAGCGCCTCCATGGCCTACTCGATGGCCCGGCTGGGGGTCGGCGGCACCGAGCCGCTCGCCCTCGACCTGTCCACCCCGGCCTCCCCCGCGTAA
- a CDS encoding SpoIIE family protein phosphatase, whose amino-acid sequence MDVRGNEGSAAAEEAATRLDQLLDRAFRDAGAHIGATYLLVPEQQVLQLTTAVGAPVRLALPWVRQALAAPAAVPEAVRTREPVWLSDQLDLARRFPRAALAFPYSVAFYAVPLVAGGTCWGALVLMWPGGRPEGLSASEEARIGAAAERMAEVLRDAAAAEEPVRPRDQPLILETPLPRGADPLSAFVGRFTEGLLALDLRGRMTFLTDRAAALLGRDRAELQGAELWDALPWLDDPAYENAFVSAIFSRRTTGFTARRPDRGWLSFALYPDATGISVRITPTEAPDGGQGRLAEAPPTTPARAGALFQLLHLASALTEAAGVSDVADSVMAQMRPVLNAAGLALMVADEGRLRVVGSCGFPPEMPEHFNGLPLAAQTEGIRTIETGVASFHPTTAGLTRAYPQHEHYRQMGAFAFLPLTVSGDSFGCLVLGYDSPRPFATDERAELTSLAGMIAQALERARLYDANARVARGLQDGLLPRHLPEIPGLEVAARYLPATHALEVGGDFYDLIELGSQTAVAVIGDVQGHSIQAAALMGQIRTAVHSHARTGVPPEEVLTHANQLLLELNSPLFCSCLCVHVDVAAHRVVLASAGHPPPLLRHPSGRTEVLDLPPGMLLGVQEDVRFESIEVPLPPGAVLALYTDGLVERPGIDLSLSIGQLADRLTEAEEGSLETLADLVVKRSQETVVARSSDDIALLLVACGTAAAAVGPCR is encoded by the coding sequence GTGGACGTGCGCGGGAACGAGGGCAGCGCCGCAGCGGAGGAGGCCGCCACACGTCTCGACCAGTTGCTCGACCGCGCCTTTCGGGACGCGGGTGCGCACATCGGGGCCACGTATCTCCTGGTCCCCGAGCAGCAGGTGCTGCAGCTGACCACGGCCGTCGGGGCGCCCGTCAGGCTCGCGCTGCCGTGGGTCCGGCAGGCGCTGGCGGCGCCCGCGGCGGTGCCCGAGGCGGTACGGACGCGAGAGCCGGTATGGCTGTCCGACCAGCTGGACCTGGCCCGCCGATTCCCGCGGGCCGCGCTCGCCTTCCCTTACTCCGTCGCCTTCTATGCCGTTCCCCTGGTGGCCGGCGGGACCTGCTGGGGCGCACTGGTCCTGATGTGGCCCGGCGGCCGCCCGGAGGGCCTGTCGGCGAGCGAGGAGGCGCGGATCGGTGCCGCAGCCGAGCGGATGGCCGAGGTGTTGCGGGACGCCGCCGCCGCCGAGGAACCGGTGCGCCCGAGGGACCAGCCACTGATCCTGGAGACGCCGCTCCCCCGGGGCGCCGATCCCCTCTCCGCGTTCGTCGGGCGCTTCACCGAGGGCCTGCTCGCGCTCGACCTGCGCGGCAGGATGACCTTCCTCACCGACCGTGCCGCCGCACTGCTCGGCCGCGACCGCGCCGAACTGCAGGGCGCAGAGCTCTGGGACGCGCTGCCCTGGCTGGACGATCCGGCCTACGAGAACGCTTTCGTCTCCGCGATCTTCAGCCGCCGGACCACCGGCTTCACCGCCCGCCGGCCGGACCGCGGCTGGCTGTCGTTCGCCCTCTACCCGGACGCCACCGGCATCAGCGTACGCATCACGCCGACCGAGGCCCCCGACGGCGGGCAGGGCCGGCTCGCGGAGGCGCCCCCGACCACTCCCGCCCGGGCAGGCGCGCTCTTCCAGCTCCTGCACCTGGCGTCCGCGCTCACCGAGGCCGCGGGCGTCAGCGACGTGGCCGACTCGGTCATGGCGCAGATGCGGCCGGTGCTGAACGCCGCGGGACTGGCCCTCATGGTCGCCGACGAGGGGCGGCTGCGGGTGGTGGGCTCGTGCGGTTTCCCGCCGGAGATGCCGGAGCACTTCAACGGCCTGCCGCTGGCCGCGCAGACCGAGGGCATCCGGACCATCGAGACCGGTGTCGCGAGTTTCCACCCCACCACCGCCGGGCTGACACGCGCGTACCCGCAGCACGAGCACTACCGGCAGATGGGCGCCTTCGCGTTCCTGCCGCTGACCGTCTCCGGCGACTCCTTCGGCTGCCTGGTGCTCGGCTACGACAGCCCGCGGCCCTTCGCGACGGACGAGCGGGCCGAACTCACCTCGCTGGCCGGGATGATCGCCCAGGCACTGGAGCGCGCCCGCCTCTACGACGCCAACGCGCGGGTGGCCCGCGGCCTCCAGGACGGGCTGCTGCCGCGCCACCTGCCCGAGATCCCCGGCCTGGAGGTCGCCGCGCGATACCTCCCGGCCACGCACGCCCTGGAGGTGGGCGGCGACTTCTACGACCTGATCGAGCTCGGCTCGCAGACCGCCGTGGCGGTGATCGGCGACGTGCAGGGGCACAGCATCCAGGCGGCCGCCCTGATGGGCCAGATCCGTACCGCCGTGCACAGCCACGCCAGGACGGGGGTGCCGCCCGAGGAGGTCCTCACCCACGCCAACCAGCTGCTGCTTGAGCTGAACAGTCCGCTGTTCTGCAGCTGCCTCTGCGTCCACGTCGACGTGGCGGCGCACCGCGTCGTGCTGGCCTCCGCCGGCCACCCCCCACCCCTGCTCCGCCACCCCTCCGGCCGGACGGAGGTGCTCGACCTGCCCCCGGGGATGCTGCTCGGAGTGCAGGAGGACGTCCGCTTCGAGAGCATCGAGGTGCCGCTGCCGCCCGGTGCGGTGCTGGCCCTCTACACCGACGGGCTGGTGGAGCGGCCGGGCATCGACCTGTCGCTGTCGATCGGCCAGCTGGCCGACCGGCTCACCGAGGCCGAGGAGGGGTCGCTGGAGACGCTCGCCGACCTGGTCGTCAAGCGCTCCCAGGAGACGGTGGTGGCGCGCAGCAGCGACGACATCGCCCTGCTGCTGGTGGCGTGCGGCACCGCCGCGGCCGCGGTGGGGCCGTGCCGGTAG
- a CDS encoding M56 family metallopeptidase: MTATGTHWPVLVLAAVPFVLGASSARHAHRAGARLAPSAAAVLLTCLALSVSLSTGLLLCLAAVIALAEAPGLSGLSHWSPSALRALVPVPPAVGAAGGVVAALLLASAAVHLVRVVRGARRASAAAASLPRLSGGMSIVHDDAAIAHTVPGRHRRIVVSTGMLKALSAAQRRALLAHEASHLRHHHHRYVQLGRLAAAANPLLRPVSRAIDLAVERWADESAAAEVGDRGTVARALAAAALASAAARPAPAGSLGGARTDVGRRVDFLLRPPARQRIAWALVAAGIVVCWAATLVAIDDIHGLMEMAEG, encoded by the coding sequence GTGACGGCCACCGGGACGCACTGGCCCGTCCTCGTCCTGGCCGCCGTGCCGTTCGTCCTCGGTGCGTCGAGCGCCCGGCACGCCCATCGTGCCGGCGCCCGGCTGGCACCTTCCGCCGCGGCGGTGCTGCTGACCTGCCTCGCCCTGTCGGTGTCGCTGAGCACCGGACTGCTGCTCTGCCTGGCGGCGGTGATAGCGCTGGCCGAGGCGCCCGGCCTGTCCGGCCTGTCCCACTGGTCGCCGAGCGCGCTGCGCGCCCTCGTCCCGGTGCCTCCCGCGGTGGGCGCTGCCGGCGGCGTGGTCGCGGCGCTGCTGCTGGCCTCGGCGGCCGTCCACCTGGTGCGGGTCGTCCGCGGCGCCCGCCGGGCGTCGGCGGCCGCCGCGTCACTGCCGCGGCTCAGCGGCGGTATGAGCATCGTCCATGACGACGCCGCCATCGCCCACACCGTGCCGGGCCGCCACCGCCGCATCGTGGTGTCCACCGGCATGCTGAAAGCGCTGTCGGCGGCCCAGCGGCGTGCGCTGCTGGCGCACGAGGCCTCGCATCTGCGGCACCACCACCATCGGTATGTCCAGTTGGGGCGGCTGGCGGCGGCCGCCAACCCGTTGCTGCGGCCGGTTTCCCGCGCCATCGACCTGGCGGTCGAGCGGTGGGCCGACGAGAGCGCGGCGGCCGAGGTGGGCGACCGCGGGACCGTCGCCCGCGCGCTGGCGGCGGCCGCGCTGGCGTCCGCGGCGGCCCGTCCGGCGCCGGCCGGAAGCCTGGGCGGCGCGCGGACCGACGTCGGCCGCAGGGTCGACTTCCTGCTGCGGCCCCCTGCCCGGCAGCGGATCGCCTGGGCGCTCGTCGCCGCCGGGATCGTGGTGTGCTGGGCGGCCACCCTGGTCGCCATCGACGACATCCACGGGCTGATGGAAATGGCGGAGGGCTAG
- a CDS encoding BlaI/MecI/CopY family transcriptional regulator: protein MSARQGRSPGGLEREVIACLAASGAPMTASQVQAELGGGLAYNTVLTALSRLYAKQALQRSPQGRAFAYRLAGEGAADAEASVTAHRMHMLLKAGADRTSVLARFVGALDQETESVLRALLEEPESGDRP from the coding sequence ATGAGTGCGAGGCAGGGCCGGTCGCCCGGTGGCCTGGAACGTGAGGTGATCGCCTGTCTCGCGGCGTCGGGCGCCCCGATGACCGCGTCGCAGGTGCAGGCCGAACTGGGCGGCGGTCTGGCCTACAACACCGTGCTGACCGCGTTGTCCCGGCTGTACGCCAAGCAGGCACTCCAGCGCTCCCCCCAGGGGCGGGCCTTCGCCTACCGGCTGGCCGGCGAGGGGGCCGCCGACGCCGAGGCGAGCGTCACCGCCCACCGGATGCACATGCTGCTGAAGGCCGGCGCGGACCGTACGAGCGTGCTGGCCCGCTTCGTCGGCGCCCTGGACCAGGAGACCGAGAGCGTGCTGCGGGCGCTACTGGAGGAGCCGGAGTCCGGAGACCGGCCGTGA